The proteins below come from a single Macadamia integrifolia cultivar HAES 741 unplaced genomic scaffold, SCU_Mint_v3 scaffold3745, whole genome shotgun sequence genomic window:
- the LOC122068366 gene encoding aldehyde dehydrogenase family 7 member B4-like yields the protein MGFARKEYEFLKELGLGPHNPGSYVNGKWKGSGQVVSSVNPANNQSIAEVVEASIQDYDGGLQACSEAAKIWMQVPAPKRGDIVRQIGEALRTRLQHLGRLVSLEMGKILPEGIGEVQVN from the exons ATGGGTTTCGCGAGGAAAGAGTACGAGTTTTTGAAGGAGCTGGGTTTGGGTCCTCACAATCCTGGCTCTTACGTTAACGGGAAGTGGAAAGGGAGCGGTCAAGTGGTATCCTCTGTCAATCCAGCGAACAATCAG AGCATTGCTGAAGTAGTGGAAGCATCCATTCAAGATTATGATGGGGGTCTGCAAGCTTGTAGTGAAGCAGCAAAGATTTGGATGCAA GTTCCTGCACCAAAAAGAGGTGATATTGTTAGACAGATAGGTGAAGCATTAAGAACGAGGTTGCAACATCTTGGTAGGCTTGTATCACTCGAGATGGGAAAGATACTTCCTGAAGGAATTGGGGAGGTTCAGGTAAACTAA